From one Phycodurus eques isolate BA_2022a chromosome 6, UOR_Pequ_1.1, whole genome shotgun sequence genomic stretch:
- the gprc5bb gene encoding G protein-coupled receptor, class C, group 5, member Bb isoform X2: MAVNSFPIVLVLLIGSCTSHPSPPPPLGCSEHVEPPYRVLCDLESVWGVVLEAVACSGGLTSLIVAVLLLVKLRSISDPARRSGVGPLLLLLGTLLGIFPISLAFLVGKNQVFCVVRRAFWGPLFALCFSSLLVQGLRLRRLVAGKTSPSGSTLAALGLALALVQGIISAEWVLLTVVREGHPACEYPPLDFALTCSYTLGLLLIAMGLSLGVVLCGGELGAEAAHDTDEDREEDSDKRRWKCNAVWLFLASLASALLWVAWLGFYLYGSQAVRVRGKVGRSGGGAGKAEDRVLDEPALAVALVVQGWILLLFHGIPESHLCLWNRSQCSRQDFFDTTETTPPPHFRDELPVHSHQPFQENQAFSMEEHGASPRSGNYQSGHGSVRPGIAFRGHVYQPTEMALVMNGGTMPTAPINYTGRRLW; encoded by the exons ATGGCTGTCAACAGTTTCCCCATCGTCCTCGTGCTACTGATCGGCTCTTGCACATCGCACCcatcacctcctcctccactgGGATGTAGCGAGCATGTGGAGCCCCCTTACAGAGTGCTGTGTGACCTGGAGTCAGTGTGGGGTGTTGTTTTGGAGGCAGTGGCCTGCAGCGGGGGCCTCACCTCTCTGATTGTCGCTGTGCTCCTACTGGTCAAACTTCGCTCCATTTCAGACCCGGCCAGACGCTCTGGCGTGGGACCGCTTCTCCTGCTCCTAGGAACTCTCCTTGGCATATTCCCCATCTCTCTGGCTTTCCTTGTGGGAAAGAATCAGGTATTCTGTGTGGTTCGCAGAGCCTTTTGGGGCCCCCTCTTTGCCCTTTGCTTCTCCAGCTTGCTGGTCCAGGGCCTGAGGCTCAGGAGGCTGGTGGCTGGGAAGACGAGCCCGTCCGGAAGCACGCTGGCTGCACTGGGCCTGGCACTAGCTTTGGTTCAGGGGATCATTTCTGCTGAATGGGTCCTTCTCACTGTAGTCAGGGAGGGTCATCCAGCCTGTGAGTATCCTCCTTTGGactttgctctgacatgcagcTACACCTTAGGGCTCCTCCTCATAGCGATGGGGCTCTCTCTAGGGGTAGTGCTGTGTGGGGGGGAACTGGGGGCAGAGGCAGCTCATGACACTGATGAGGATAGAGAAGAAGACAGTGACAAAAGGAGATGGAAGTGTAATGCAGTGTGGCTCTTCCTGGCAAGTCTGGCGTCAGCGTTGCTTTGGGTGGCCTGGCTTGGCTTTTATCTCTATGGGAGCCAAGCAGTGAGGGTGAGGGGTAAGGTGGGGAGGTCTGGAGGAGGCGCGGGAAAGGCGGAGGACCGTGTGCTGGATGAGCCTGCTCTGGCAGTGGCCCTGGTTGTTCAAGGCTGGATCCTTTTGCTGTTTCACGGCATTCCAGAGAGCCACCTATGTCTCTGGAACCGTTCACAATGCAGCAGGCAAGATTTCTTTGACACCACGGAGACAACTCCTCCTCCACATTTCAGAGATGAGCTCCCCGTACACTCTCACCAACCCTTCCAGGAAAACCAGGCCTTTTCTATGGAGGAGCATGGTGCAA GTCCCCGAAGTGGAAACTACCAGAGCGGTCATGGGAGTGTTCGCCCTGGCATCGCCTTCAGAGGTCATGTCTACCAACCAACTGAAATGGCTCTTGTTATGAATGGTGGTACG ATGCCCACGGCCCCCATTAACTACACTGGAAGACGACTGTGGTAA
- the gprc5bb gene encoding G protein-coupled receptor, class C, group 5, member Bb isoform X1, with amino-acid sequence MAVNSFPIVLVLLIGSCTSHPSPPPPLGCSEHVEPPYRVLCDLESVWGVVLEAVACSGGLTSLIVAVLLLVKLRSISDPARRSGVGPLLLLLGTLLGIFPISLAFLVGKNQVFCVVRRAFWGPLFALCFSSLLVQGLRLRRLVAGKTSPSGSTLAALGLALALVQGIISAEWVLLTVVREGHPACEYPPLDFALTCSYTLGLLLIAMGLSLGVVLCGGELGAEAAHDTDEDREEDSDKRRWKCNAVWLFLASLASALLWVAWLGFYLYGSQAVRVRGKVGRSGGGAGKAEDRVLDEPALAVALVVQGWILLLFHGIPESHLCLWNRSQCSRQDFFDTTETTPPPHFRDELPVHSHQPFQENQAFSMEEHGASTPVSCPRSGNYQSGHGSVRPGIAFRGHVYQPTEMALVMNGGTMPTAPINYTGRRLW; translated from the exons ATGGCTGTCAACAGTTTCCCCATCGTCCTCGTGCTACTGATCGGCTCTTGCACATCGCACCcatcacctcctcctccactgGGATGTAGCGAGCATGTGGAGCCCCCTTACAGAGTGCTGTGTGACCTGGAGTCAGTGTGGGGTGTTGTTTTGGAGGCAGTGGCCTGCAGCGGGGGCCTCACCTCTCTGATTGTCGCTGTGCTCCTACTGGTCAAACTTCGCTCCATTTCAGACCCGGCCAGACGCTCTGGCGTGGGACCGCTTCTCCTGCTCCTAGGAACTCTCCTTGGCATATTCCCCATCTCTCTGGCTTTCCTTGTGGGAAAGAATCAGGTATTCTGTGTGGTTCGCAGAGCCTTTTGGGGCCCCCTCTTTGCCCTTTGCTTCTCCAGCTTGCTGGTCCAGGGCCTGAGGCTCAGGAGGCTGGTGGCTGGGAAGACGAGCCCGTCCGGAAGCACGCTGGCTGCACTGGGCCTGGCACTAGCTTTGGTTCAGGGGATCATTTCTGCTGAATGGGTCCTTCTCACTGTAGTCAGGGAGGGTCATCCAGCCTGTGAGTATCCTCCTTTGGactttgctctgacatgcagcTACACCTTAGGGCTCCTCCTCATAGCGATGGGGCTCTCTCTAGGGGTAGTGCTGTGTGGGGGGGAACTGGGGGCAGAGGCAGCTCATGACACTGATGAGGATAGAGAAGAAGACAGTGACAAAAGGAGATGGAAGTGTAATGCAGTGTGGCTCTTCCTGGCAAGTCTGGCGTCAGCGTTGCTTTGGGTGGCCTGGCTTGGCTTTTATCTCTATGGGAGCCAAGCAGTGAGGGTGAGGGGTAAGGTGGGGAGGTCTGGAGGAGGCGCGGGAAAGGCGGAGGACCGTGTGCTGGATGAGCCTGCTCTGGCAGTGGCCCTGGTTGTTCAAGGCTGGATCCTTTTGCTGTTTCACGGCATTCCAGAGAGCCACCTATGTCTCTGGAACCGTTCACAATGCAGCAGGCAAGATTTCTTTGACACCACGGAGACAACTCCTCCTCCACATTTCAGAGATGAGCTCCCCGTACACTCTCACCAACCCTTCCAGGAAAACCAGGCCTTTTCTATGGAGGAGCATGGTGCAAGTACGCCCGTGtcgt GTCCCCGAAGTGGAAACTACCAGAGCGGTCATGGGAGTGTTCGCCCTGGCATCGCCTTCAGAGGTCATGTCTACCAACCAACTGAAATGGCTCTTGTTATGAATGGTGGTACG ATGCCCACGGCCCCCATTAACTACACTGGAAGACGACTGTGGTAA
- the knop1 gene encoding LOW QUALITY PROTEIN: lysine-rich nucleolar protein 1 (The sequence of the model RefSeq protein was modified relative to this genomic sequence to represent the inferred CDS: deleted 2 bases in 1 codon) codes for MVSSLALTGTKRNRFRVGKVSCLHEMNKVCQTDSGDVIFISETIAPKTNKVVVIDQVKRLALQRDIDQESLPQQPSKSNHRCAPLQRPEEKMKINFGDVIEENVEKKNKKRKKEQTLPPKMDDPTIADGNPHSVEKKKKKVKKEGSVVQILEFLEIGGELKEKRKMKTEKVKHKAKRKKDKVEQDEITVTKKKKLAKLKLAESEEAAETPDGQEVDGVKLKKKKKKNASPDNGKPEDTIEETQKEEKVTKSKVGIGEGERKRVKKGEKATKKKSSGLSTEEETQSTKKKKLKVEENQEPSKKSKKKISFRELEPVEEVYSYTSVMKMIKKEKGINKDLYNQVDARQADVVFLSEKTGNTDEVTINQERRQALQMEIDKASQPLQVHQPSGFGQWGTAQFESSQQKHKFLRLMGGFKKGFQPAAAASIAKPNMALCKDTQEHLQQGLMGEFERAHSRRIDLNSRGAGLGFSELSKKFTIDVNTCRSVRFDD; via the exons ATGGTGTCCAGTCTCGCTCTCACCGGAACCAAACGAAATCGCTTCCGGGTCGGAAAGGTCTCCTGTCTCCACGAGATGAATAAAGTGTGTCAA acaGATTCGGGTGACGTGATCTTTATTTCTGAAACGATTGCACCAAAAACCAACAAGGTTGTTGTCATTGATCAG GTGAAGCGACTTGCTCTGCAAAGAGACATTGATCAGGAATCTCTCCCTCAGCAGCCTTCAAAG tcaAACCACAGGTGTGCTCCTTTGCAAAGGCCTGAGGAGAAGATGAAAATTAACTTTGGGGATGTGATAGAAGAGaatgttgaaaagaaaaacaaaaaacgcaagAAAGAACAAACCTTGCCTCCAAAAATGGATGACCCCACAATTGCTGACGGCAACCCACACagtgtggaaaagaaaaagaagaaagtaaaaaaagagGGCTCGGTAGTGCAAATATTGGAGTTTTTAGAAATAGGTGGTGAactgaaagagaagaggaaaatgaAGACG GAGAAAGTTAAACACaaggcaaagaggaaaaaggaCAAAGTGGAACAGGATGAAATAACTgtaacaaaaaagaagaaactcgCTAAACTAAAATTAGCTGAGAGTGAGGAGGCCGCAGAAACACCAGATGGACAGGAGGTTGATGGGGTGaagctgaagaagaaaaaaaagaagaatgccTCACCAGACAATGGAAAACCTGAGGATACCATAGAGGAAACACAGAAGGAAGAAAAAGTCACAAAGAGCAAGGTTGGCATTGGGGAAGGTGAGAGAAAACGGGTGAAAAAGGGAGAAAAGGCCACGAAGAAAAAGTCTTCTGGGCTCAGCACAGAAGAAGAGACTCAAtctacaaagaagaaaaaactaaaagtaGAAGAAAACCAGGAACCGAGcaagaaaagcaaaaagaaGATTTCTTTTAGGGAATTGGAACCGGTTGAGGAAGTGTATTCTTACACAAGTGTAATGAAGATGATTAAGAAGGAGAAGGGAATTAATAAAGACTTGTACAACCAGGTG GACGCTCGCCAAGCAGACGTAGTCTTCTTGTCAGAGAAGACTGGAAACACTGATGAGGTGACCATCAaccag GAAAGACGACAGGCTTTACAGATGGAGATTGACAAAGCCTCTCAGCCTCTACAAGTGCACCAACCTTCA GGCTTTGGTCAGTGGGGCACTGCCCAGTTTGAAAGCTCCCAACAGAAGCACAAGTTCCTCAGGTTGATGGGCGGCTTCAAGAAGGGCTTCCAGCCAGCTGCCGCTGCAAGCATTGCAAAGCCAAATATGGCACTCTGCAAGGATACACAGGAACATTTGCAGCAAGGACTCATGGGAGAATTTGAGCGTGCCCACTCACGCCGAATAGACTTAAACAGTAGAGGCGCAGGACTTGGGTTTAGTGAACTGTCCAAAAAGTTCACCATCGATGTCAATACATGTCGATCTGTCCGCTTTGATGATTGA